One window of Centropristis striata isolate RG_2023a ecotype Rhode Island chromosome 21, C.striata_1.0, whole genome shotgun sequence genomic DNA carries:
- the LOC131959516 gene encoding pepsin A-like, whose protein sequence is MKWAVIVCAMVALSECLIQVPLEKGKTARETLEEQGLWEQYRLKYPYNPMAKFDDRFAVANQPMTNDADLSYFGKISIGTPPQSFKVIFDTGSSTFWVPSVYCTSPACESHKEYDPAMSSTYVKNGQPLSIRYGTGSMTGILGYDTVTVGGLAVRNQIFGLSKTEADFMKYLRADGILGLAYKGPSATSATPVFDNMMSQGLVDQDLFSVYLSHKPEKGSVVTFGGIDPNHYSGSISWIPLSVVRFWQITVDSITINGQVVACDGGCQAIVDTGTSSIVGPQSGISNINQLVGATFNQQQQGYTVNCDNIAQMPDVIIHTNGQEFTLPSSAYVRQTKHYGCLSGFDSAGNGLWILGDVFIREYYSIFDRANNRVGLAKAR, encoded by the exons ATGAAGTGGGCCGTTATTGTTTGTGCCATGGTGGCACTGTCTGAGTGCCTCATCCA GGTCCCTCTAGAGAAGGGTAAGACAGCCAGGGAGACCCTGGAGGAGCAGGGTCTGTGGGAGCAGTACAGACTTAAGTACCCATACAACCCTATGGCCAAGTTTGATGACCGCTTTGCCGTGGCCAACCAGCCCATGACCAACGATGCTGAT CTGAGTTACTTTGGAAAAATTTCCATTGGAACTCCTCCTCAGTCCTTCAAGGTCATCTTTGACACTGGCTCGTCCACCTTTTGGGTTCCCTCAGTCTACTGCACCAGTCCAGCCTGTG AGAGCCATAAAGAGTATGATCCTGCCATGAGCAGCACCTACGTAAAAAATGGCCAACCTCTTAGTATCCGCTATGGCACTGGCAGCATGACTGGCATTCTTGGATATGACACTGTGACG GTGGGTGGGCTCGCTGTAAGGAACCAGATCTTCGGCTTGAGCAAGACAGAGGCTGACTTCATGAAGTACTTGCGTGCTGATGGTATCCTGGGTCTGGCATACAAAGGCCCGTCTGCTACTAGCGCTACACCTGTCTTTGACAACATGATGAGTCAGGGCCTTGTCGACCAGGACCTCTTCTCTGTGTACTTGAGCCA TAAACCTGAGAAAGGAAGTGTGGTGACCTTCGGTGGTATTGACCCCAACCACTACTCTGGTTCCATCAGCTGGATTCCCCTTTCAGTGGTGCGGTTTTGGCAGATCACAGTGGACAG TATTACTATCAATGGTCAGGTTGTGGCTTGTGATGGTGGTTGCCAGGCTATTGTTGACACTGGCACTTCTTCGATTGTCGGACCTCAGAGTGGCATCAGTAATATCAACCAGCTAGTGGGAGCTACCttcaaccagcagcagcaggga TATACGGTCAACTGTGACAACATTGCCCAAATGCCAGATGTGATCATCCATACCAACGGACAGGAATTCACCCTCCCAAGCTCTGCCTATGTTCGCCAG ACTAAACACTACGGCTGCCTTTCTGGCTTTGACAGTGCAGGAAACGGCCTGTGGATCCTGGGTGATGTCTTCATCAGAGAGTACTACTCCATCTTTGACAGAGCCAATAACAGGGTCGGTCTGGCCAAGGCTAGATAA
- the LOC131959482 gene encoding pepsin A-like: protein MKWAVIVCAMVALSECLIQVPLEMGKTARETLEEQGLWEQYRLKYPYNPMAKFDDRFAMGNQPMTNDADLSYYGVISIGTPPQSFKVVFDTGSSNLWVPSVYCTSPACEKHKEYDPEKSSTYRQNGQPLNIRYGTGSMTGILGYDTVTVGGLAVKNQIFGLSKTEAPFMEFMRADGMLGLAYPSISASGATPVFDNMMSQGLVDQDLFSVYLSHKPEKGSVVTFGGIDPNHYSGSISWIPLSSERFWQITVDSITINGQVVACDGGCQAIVDSGSSAIVGPPSSITNIYQQVGATFNQQNGVYTFNCDSIAQMPDVIFHINGQEFTLPSSAYVRQTKHYGCLSGFESVGDSLWILGDVFMREYYSIFDRANNRVGLAKAR from the exons ATGAAGTGGGCCGTTATTGTTTGTGCCATGGTGGCACTGTCTGAGTGCCTCATCCA GGTCCCTCTGGAAATGGGTAAGACAGCCAGGGAGACCCTTGAGGAGCAGGGTCTGTGGGAGCAGTACAGACTTAAGTACCCATACAACCCCATGGCCAAGTTTGATGACCGCTTTGCCATGGGCAACCAGCCCATGACCAACGATGCTGAT CTGAGTTACTATGGAGTCATCTCCATTGGAACTCCTCCTCAGTCCTTCAAGGTCGTATTTGACACTGGCTCGTCCAACCTGTGGGTTCCCTCAGTCTACTGCACCAGTCCAGCCTGTG AGAAGCATAAAGAGTATGATCCTGAAAAGAGCAGCACCTACAGACAAAATGGCCAACCTCTTAATATCCGCTATGGCACTGGCAGCATGACTGGCATTCTTGGATACGACACTGTGACG GTGGGTGGGCTCGCTGTGAAGAACCAAATCTTCGGCTTGAGCAAGACAGAGGCTCCCTTCATGGAATTCATGCGTGCTGATGGTATGCTGGGTCTGGCATACCCAAGCATTTCTGCTTCTGGCGCTACACCTGTCTTTGACAACATGATGAGTCAGGGCCTTGTCGACCAGGACCTCTTCTCTGTGTACTTGAGCCA TAAACCTGAGAAAGGAAGTGTGGTGACCTTTGGTGGTATTGACCCCAACCACTACTCTGGTTCCATCAGCTGGATTCCCCTCTCAAGTGAACGTTTCTGGCAAATCACAGTGGACAG TATTACTATCAATGGTCAGGTTGTGGCTTGTGATGGTGGTTGCCAGGCTATTGTGGACTCTGGCTCTTCTGCGATTGTCGGACCTCCGAGCAGCATCACTAATATCTACCAACAAGTGGGAGCTACCTTCAACCAGCAGAATGGAGTG TACACATTCAACTGTGACAGCATTGCCCAAATGCCAGATGTGATCTTTCATATCAACGGACAGGAATTTACCCTCCCAAGTTCTGCTTACGTTCGTCAG ACTAAACACTACGGCTGCCTTTCTGGCTTTGAAAGTGTCGGAGACAGCCTGTGGATCCTGGGTGATGTCTTCATGAGAGAGTACTACTCCATCTTCGACAGAGCCAATAATAGGGTCGGTCTGGCCAAGGCTAGATAA
- the LOC131959476 gene encoding pepsin A-like has protein sequence MSLNVFNSFSFTVDVRAETMKWAIVICAMVALSECLFQVPLEIGKTARETLLEQGLWEQYRLKYPYNPMAKFDERFAVANQPMTNDADISYFGKISIGTPPQSFKVVFDTGSSNLWVPSVYCTSAACENHNEYDPAMSSTYRQNGQSLTIRYGTGSMTGILGYDTVTVGGLAVRNQIFGLSKTEADYMEFMRTDGILGLAYPSLAASGATPVFDNMMSQGLVDQDLFSVYLSHKPEKGSVVTFGGMDPNHYSGSISWIPLSNARFWQITVDSITINGQVVACDGGCQAVVDTGTSLIVGPASSSNKINQLVGATFDQQHLTYIFNCDNIAEKPDVIFHINGQEFPIPSSAYVRQTKHYGCITGFGNGGDKLWILGDVFIREYYSIFDRANNRVGLAKAR, from the exons ATGAGTTTAAATGTGTTCAACTCATTTTCTTTCACAGTTGACGTCAGAGCTGAGACAATGAAGTGGGCCATTGTTATTTGTGCCATGGTGGCACTGTCTGAGTGCCTCTTCCA GGTCCCTCTGGAAATAGGTAAGACAGCCAGGGAGACGCTGCTGGAGCAGGGTCTGTGGGAGCAGTACAGACTTAAGTACCCATACAACCCTATGGCCAAGTTTGATGAACGCTTTGCTGTGGCCAACCAGCCCATGACCAACGATGCTGAT ATAAGCTACTTTGGAAAAATTTCCATTGGAACTCCTCCTCAGTCCTTCAAGGTTGTCTTTGACACTGGCTCGTCCAACCTGTGGGTTCCCTCAGTCTACTGCACCAGTGCAGCCTGTG AGAACCATAATGAGTACGATCCTGCCATGAGCAGCACCTACAGACAAAATGGCCAATCTCTTACTATCCGCTATGGCACTGGCAGCATGACTGGCATTCTTGGATACGACACTGTGACG GTGGGTGGGCTCGCTGTGAGGAATCAGATCTTCGGCTTGAGCAAGACAGAGGCTGACTACATGGAGTTCATGCGTACTGATGGTATCCTGGGTCTGGCATACCCAAGCCTGGCTGCTTCTGGCGCAACACCTGTCTTTGACAACATGATGAGTCAGGGCCTTGTCGACCAGGACCTCTTCTCTGTGTACTTGAGCCA TAAACCTGAGAAAGGAAGTGTGGTGACCTTCGGTGGTATGGACCCCAACCACTACTCTGGTTCCATCAGCTGGATTCCCCTCTCAAATGCACGTTTCTGGCAAATCACAGTGGACAG TATTACTATCAATGGTCAGGTTGTGGCTTGTGATGGTGGTTGCCAGGCTGTTGTGGACACTGGCACTTCTCTTATTGTCGGACCTGcgagcagcagcaacaaaatcAACCAGCTAGTGGGAGCTACCTTCGACCAGCAGCATTTAACA TACATATTCAACTGTGACAACATTGCTGAAAAGCCAGATGTGATCTTCCATATCAACGGACAGGAATTCCCCATCCCAAGTTCTGCTTACGTTCGTCAG ACTAAACACTACGGCTGCATTACTGGCTTTGGCAATGGAGGAGACAAACTGTGGATCCTGGGTGATGTCTTCATCAGAGAGTACTACTCCATCTTCGACAGAGCCAATAATAGGGTCGGTCTGGCCAAGGCTAGATAA
- the LOC131959923 gene encoding PI-PLC X domain-containing protein 1-like, producing the protein MTMSAQKGKREVTSYSDWMSQLPPQLHNIPLFNLAIPGSHDSMSYDLDINSSIIEPDQLKRLSWIYCARYIVRKWSITQEETIAKQLDAGVRYFDLRIARKANDTNPTRLYFYHGLYTRTDVETVFRVINDWAGKHPKEILILALSNFKGFDKKNEYQLHAHLISFIKTLFGGKLLPITSDPTLQSCWSKGKNVIVSYGKTNPHRELWSQIPYYYGKSMDTTKVESEIRRVLETARPVKYFFVCGLNLTLPDNAGILLYILRLCDNLTNVIQRSLPRLLRWLTQQAGKTPVNIVASDVVTRDDFVPTVVKFNTLKFGKA; encoded by the exons ATGACAATGTCTGCACAAAAAGGCAAAAGAGAAGTCACCAGCTACTCCGACTGGATGTCGCAACTACCACCTCAACTCCACAACATTCCTCTCTTTAATCTGGCCATACCAG GTAGCCATGACTCAATGAGTTATGATTTGGACATCAACTCCTCTATAATAGAACCAGATCAACTGAAAAGATTGAGCTGGATTTATTGTGCACGTTATATAGTGCGCAAATGGTCGATTACTCAG GAGGAGACCATCGCAAAGCAGCTGGATGCTGGAGTTCGCTACTTTGACCTGAGGATTGCTCGCAAGGCAAATGACACCAACCCCACACGGCTTTACTTTTATCATGGACTGTACACACGGACTGATGTGGag ACTGTTTTCAGGGTCATAAATGACTGGGCAGGGAAGCATCCCAAAGAGATCCTCATCCTGGCATTATCCAACTTCAAAGGGTTTGACAAAAAGAATGAATATCAGCTCCACGCTCATCTTATCAGCTTCATCAAGACCCTGTTTGGAGGCAAACTCTTGCCTATAACG TCCGATCCTACCCTGCAGAGTTGCTGGAGCAAAGGCAAAAACGTCATAGTTTCATACGGTAAAACAAATCCGCACCGTGAGTTATGGAGTCAAATACCTTATTACTATGGCAAAAGTATGGACACCACAAAGGTTGAATCGGAAATTCGCCGGGTTTTGGAAACAGCAAGGCCTGTCAAGT atttctttgtgtgtggCCTGAACCTCACACTGCCAGACAACGCCGGGATACTCTTGTACATTCTCCGCCTTTGTGACAACCTCACCAACGTCATCCAGAGGAGTCTGCCACGGCTGCTGCGGTGGCTAACACAGCAAGCTGGCAAAACACCTGTCAACATTGTGGCCTCAGACGTGGTGACTCGTGACGACTTTGTCCCAACGGTTGTCAAGTTCAATACTTTGAAATTTGGGAAAGCATAG